A window from Podospora bellae-mahoneyi strain CBS 112042 chromosome 1 map unlocalized CBS112042p_1, whole genome shotgun sequence encodes these proteins:
- a CDS encoding uncharacterized protein (EggNog:ENOG503PYBE), with amino-acid sequence MYFSTRTLVTILLAAVARDVAAQAAVQSPDAPAPSAIPPEVLASQAASASAAASAAAAANEAAAAGGLRPLPGLQGGEAEAPAELRPLPNLAGDAAVVTPPPVAVTAPEAAEPVATVAPTLPAEESAVEAPPALIPPPGLDAEAPAPELVVPPGLATPVVETPVVESPAPEAAAPAPEEPPAVIGSFTPIVAEPTAEETPALAEPTEAAVVPPVVEEPAAAPVIGSFTRIVAEPTVEAPVETPVETPVEVPAESPAAEPVASEATGPAGVVETPAPVPIGSFSQVIVGTAPTLAVPQPVPTGAGGFVFLNSTTAGAGVAQPTGGLLPLPGVAAPSGGLLPIPGVAQPSGVAAPSGGLITPPGLGGAGGETGSGSNGGSGSGSDGSGSGLVNPDGSTGTETLETDPNVTAGPGSGGTGANEVLTTLTTTNAEGVPTTLVTAVAQTTGPNGAQVTGTGNLANNGSTPALTAGGARLGEGINMKMSVLGGAVGMLVVLML; translated from the exons CAGCAAGTGCcagtgctgctgcttcggcggcggcggcggcaaacgaggcggcagcagcaggaggattGAGGCCACTACCGGGGCTACAGGGCGGTGAGGCAGAGGCGCCAGCAGAACTTAGACCTTTGCCCAATCTTGCTGGAGATGCCGCCGTTGTGACTCCTCCGCCCGTGGCGGTAACAGCTCCCGAAGCTGCGGAACCAGTAGCAACAGTGGCACCAACGTTGCCAGCAGAAGAATCGGCTGTTGAGGCCCCTCCTGCACTAATCCCACCTCCTGGCCTCGACGCGGAGGCTCCGGCCCCTGAGCTCGTGGTCCCTCCAGGTCTTGCTACACCG GTTGTGGAAACCCCTGTTGTCGAAAGTCCCGCTCCCGAAGCTGCGGCTCCAGCCCCTGAAGAGCCCCCTGCCGTCATCGGGTCCTTCACCCCTATCGTGGCCGAGCCCACAGCCGAGGAGACTCCCGCTCTGGCTGAACCGACCGAGGCCGCTGTTGTCCCCCCAGTCGTAGAAGAACCTGCCGCTGCGCCCGTCATCGGCTCCTTCACTCGTATCGTCGCTGAACCGACGGTCGAAGCCCCGGTCGAAACCCCGGTAGAAACCCCGGTCGAAGTCCCGGCCGAAAGCCCCGCTGCTGAACCTGTCGCTTCCGAAGCCACTGGGCCCGCCGGTGTAGTCGAAACCCCCGCCCCGGTCCCAATCGGTTCATTCTCTCAAGTCATTGTTGGCACTGCCCCTACTTTGGCCGTCCCTCAACCCGTTCCCACCGGCGCTGGCGGCTTCGTTTTCCTCAACAGCACAACTGCTGGTGCCGGAGTTGCCCAGCCCACGGGTGGTCTTCTGCCTCTTCCTGGAGTTGCTGCTCCTTCTGGCGGTCTCCTCCCTATTCCCGGAGTCGCCCAGCCTTCTGGTGTCGCCGCCCCATCTGGTGGTTTGATAACCCCTcctggtcttggtggtgctggtggcgaGACTGGATCTGGCTCTAATGGTGGATCTGGATCTGGAAGTGATGGTAGCGGCAGCGGCCTCGTCAACCCAGATGGAAGCACCGGAACTGAGACTCTGGAGACGGATCCCAACGTCACTGCTGGGCCTGGATCTGGCGGTACTGGGGCAAATGAGGTTTTGACCACTCTTACTACCACCAACGCTGAGGGCGTACCTACCACTTTGGTGACTGCTGTGGCTCAAACCACAGGGCCAAACGGTGCTCAGGTTACTGGAACTGGcaacctcgccaacaacGGATCTACTCCCGCCCTGACGGCTGGTGGAGCCCGCTTGGGCGAGGGCATCAACATGAAGATGTCAGTTTTGGGAGGTGCTGTCGGTATGCTGGTTGTCCTGATGCTTTAA